Proteins from one Mesorhizobium sp. M9A.F.Ca.ET.002.03.1.2 genomic window:
- a CDS encoding carboxymuconolactone decarboxylase family protein, with amino-acid sequence MLCGTFTTAIAQTTEERLQRGDTVVGSLNNGVPQPTLERMRKEFPFLAEATQAYALGDVWSRPGLDNRTRQLAAVAAFAAMGEAAFMKIHAGYALNIGVSEGELKEVIYMVTVPAGFPRAIAASQALSELFAERRAAPGKQP; translated from the coding sequence ATGCTCTGCGGGACTTTCACAACGGCTATCGCGCAGACGACGGAGGAGCGACTGCAACGCGGCGATACCGTCGTCGGGAGCCTGAACAATGGCGTTCCGCAGCCGACGCTGGAACGCATGAGAAAGGAGTTTCCATTTCTGGCCGAAGCAACCCAGGCCTATGCGCTCGGTGACGTCTGGTCTCGTCCGGGGCTCGACAACCGCACGCGCCAACTCGCCGCCGTCGCCGCATTCGCAGCCATGGGCGAGGCCGCCTTCATGAAGATTCATGCCGGCTATGCGCTGAATATTGGCGTGTCCGAGGGCGAGCTGAAGGAAGTCATCTACATGGTGACGGTTCCGGCCGGCTTCCCCCGCGCGATCGCAGCATCGCAAGCGCTCTCCGAACTGTTCGCCGAGCGTCGCGCCGCCCCCGGCAAACAACCCTGA
- a CDS encoding SDR family oxidoreductase, with product MSLNRIVLITGASSGIGAAIGRELAAAGAKVMLGARRTDRLDTLAEEIKAKGGEAMTRRLDVTDRADVAAFAEAARQAWGRVDVIVNNAGVMPLSLMASMKVDEWDRMVDVNIKGVLYGIAAVLPEMTARGSGHVINIASIGALSVSPTAAVYCATKYAVRAISDGLRQEHDNIRVTCIHPGVVESELADTITDPVAADAMKTYRAIALQPDAIGRAVRFAIEQQDDVDVNEIVIRPKAGK from the coding sequence ATGTCCCTCAACAGAATTGTGCTCATCACCGGGGCTTCGAGCGGCATTGGCGCTGCCATCGGACGGGAGCTCGCCGCTGCCGGAGCAAAGGTCATGCTCGGTGCGCGCCGCACCGATCGACTGGATACACTCGCTGAAGAGATCAAGGCAAAGGGCGGGGAGGCAATGACACGCCGCCTGGACGTGACCGACCGCGCCGATGTCGCCGCCTTTGCCGAGGCGGCGCGCCAAGCCTGGGGACGCGTCGACGTGATCGTCAACAATGCCGGCGTCATGCCGTTGTCGCTGATGGCCTCGATGAAGGTCGATGAGTGGGATCGGATGGTCGACGTCAACATCAAGGGCGTGCTCTACGGCATCGCCGCGGTGCTGCCGGAAATGACGGCCCGAGGTTCCGGCCATGTCATCAACATCGCCTCCATCGGCGCGCTTTCGGTGTCGCCGACGGCCGCGGTCTATTGCGCAACCAAATACGCCGTCCGCGCGATCTCCGATGGCTTGCGGCAGGAGCACGACAACATCCGCGTCACGTGCATCCATCCCGGCGTGGTCGAGAGCGAGCTCGCCGACACGATCACCGACCCGGTGGCGGCGGACGCGATGAAAACCTATCGCGCCATTGCACTGCAGCCCGACGCGATCGGCCGTGCCGTGCGCTTTGCCATCGAGCAGCAGGACGATGTCGACGTGAACGAGATCGTCATCCGGCCGAAAGCCGGCAAGTAG